In Desulfitobacterium chlororespirans DSM 11544, one DNA window encodes the following:
- a CDS encoding ABC transporter ATP-binding protein encodes MHNALEVRNLCKIYNDFSLDSISFTLPPGYIMGFVGQNGAGKTTTIRLILNMANRTGGEVKIFGSDNIEDELAVKQKLAAVFDEIFFVDVWRVCEVEKVVKGFFGEWDSGQFAAYLKKFKLPSSKKVKDLSRGMKLKLMLAVAMSHNAKLLILDEPTSGLDPVARNELLDILREYISDGEKSVFFSTHITADLEKIADYITLIDNGKMFFTGAKDDLEAYFLIVRGGADDLTDSLKSQLIGLLSNTTGFSGLLLSSKSELLSERLVTEVPTIDEILVRIGKGGMRNE; translated from the coding sequence ATGCATAACGCTTTGGAGGTCAGAAACCTTTGTAAAATTTATAATGACTTCTCGCTGGATTCCATTTCGTTTACCTTGCCCCCTGGATACATTATGGGGTTTGTCGGACAGAACGGCGCGGGGAAAACAACGACAATACGGCTTATCCTGAATATGGCGAACCGAACAGGCGGCGAGGTCAAAATCTTCGGTTCTGACAACATAGAGGACGAGCTGGCAGTTAAACAGAAACTGGCGGCTGTTTTTGACGAAATCTTTTTTGTGGACGTGTGGCGTGTCTGCGAGGTTGAAAAAGTTGTAAAGGGGTTTTTTGGCGAATGGGACAGCGGGCAGTTTGCCGCTTATCTGAAAAAGTTCAAACTGCCTTCCTCTAAAAAAGTCAAGGATTTGTCACGCGGTATGAAATTGAAACTGATGCTCGCTGTGGCTATGTCGCATAATGCCAAACTGCTCATATTAGACGAACCGACAAGCGGACTTGACCCGGTGGCCCGCAACGAGCTGCTCGATATCTTGCGCGAATACATCTCCGATGGGGAAAAAAGCGTGTTTTTCTCGACGCACATCACGGCGGATTTAGAGAAAATTGCGGATTACATCACGCTGATTGACAATGGCAAGATGTTTTTTACGGGTGCCAAGGACGATCTGGAGGCGTATTTCCTTATTGTAAGAGGCGGTGCCGACGATCTGACGGACTCCCTGAAATCACAGCTCATCGGACTGTTGTCAAACACTACCGGTTTCAGCGGACTGCTTTTGTCTTCAAAGTCGGAGCTGTTGTCAGAGCGGCTCGTGACGGAAGTGCCGACGATTGATGAAATCCTTGTGCGTATCGGCAAAGGGGGAATGCGCAATGAATAG
- a CDS encoding ABC-2 transporter permease, which produces MNRVYNAVKLDLYTVKASLPVFAIEIIAVIFIGAATKQPSVITAIAMMFATALGSTIFQINEKNNLDKLYGILPLKKLERVLARYLYALILGICCAAIMAVVALILYRALNITLETLPFLAVLGFSFAYYCFAVGISYPIFTRFSFSKTYIFTIAPIFLLFFLLMFLFKQPGFLTGMSKALQFFSAHQYLIILCCVSVGLVFLAVSLPIAYLLSRKKEL; this is translated from the coding sequence ATGAATAGAGTATACAATGCCGTGAAGCTTGACTTGTACACCGTGAAAGCTTCCCTGCCTGTCTTTGCCATTGAGATCATCGCCGTTATTTTCATTGGTGCGGCGACAAAGCAGCCGTCAGTTATTACAGCAATCGCAATGATGTTTGCTACAGCGTTAGGAAGCACGATATTTCAGATCAATGAGAAAAACAACCTTGATAAGCTCTATGGCATATTGCCCCTCAAAAAGTTGGAGCGAGTGCTGGCGCGTTATCTATATGCTTTGATTTTGGGAATATGCTGTGCAGCCATTATGGCGGTTGTGGCCCTGATTCTATATCGCGCTTTGAATATTACCCTGGAAACATTGCCGTTCCTTGCTGTTTTGGGATTTTCTTTTGCGTACTATTGCTTTGCGGTGGGCATATCCTACCCAATCTTCACCCGATTCTCTTTTTCCAAAACCTATATATTTACGATCGCTCCGATTTTCCTGCTGTTCTTTCTGCTGATGTTTCTCTTCAAACAGCCGGGTTTTCTGACTGGTATGAGCAAAGCACTCCAATTCTTCTCTGCTCATCAATATCTGATAATATTATGCTGCGTTAGCGTGGGGCTTGTTTTCTTGGCTGTTTCGCTCCCGATAGCCTACTTGCTGAGCAGGAAAAAGGAATTATAG
- a CDS encoding flavodoxin family protein — protein MKLLIHDLDQEELGKIRPGLGGDTKIVTNNGKIRHCIGCFGCWVKTPGACVIRDEYGDMGADLGHSSELIIVSQCFYGGYSPFVKNVLDRSISYIHPYFVIRNGEMHHRPRYEQSLDFSVWFYGEITEKERQTAEKLVRANAINLNCQRVKVSFIRELAELEGQLK, from the coding sequence ATGAAGCTGTTAATCCATGATCTTGATCAGGAAGAGCTGGGGAAAATCAGGCCCGGGCTGGGCGGAGATACCAAAATCGTCACCAATAACGGCAAAATCCGGCACTGTATCGGCTGCTTTGGCTGCTGGGTCAAAACGCCGGGGGCCTGCGTGATCCGGGACGAGTATGGTGACATGGGAGCGGATTTGGGGCACAGCAGTGAACTGATCATTGTCAGCCAATGCTTCTACGGCGGATACAGCCCTTTTGTCAAAAATGTGCTGGATCGGAGCATCTCCTATATTCATCCCTATTTTGTGATTAGAAACGGGGAAATGCACCACAGGCCCCGCTATGAACAGTCCCTGGATTTCAGCGTTTGGTTTTATGGTGAGATCACGGAAAAAGAGCGACAGACTGCGGAGAAATTAGTCCGGGCCAATGCAATCAATCTGAACTGTCAAAGAGTCAAGGTTTCTTTTATCCGGGAATTGGCCGAACTGGAGGGACAGCTGAAATGA
- a CDS encoding NAD(P)H-dependent oxidoreductase: protein MKIALINGSPKAKNSASEAALQALRTFVRDSEITEYDFRKPQLSLEHMEQLEEQDVWVLAFPLYVDGIPSHLLSCLAQLENHFKARPTPKVTVYCLVNCGFYEGEQCGLALEMVENWCEKSGRQWGQGLGIGAGGMLPAIKNVLAGSGPKKNLGKALQTLAANIAHRTGGDNIFITANFPRFAYKFAAEAGWRKMVKANGLKTEDLFRQK from the coding sequence ATGAAAATAGCCTTGATCAACGGGAGTCCCAAGGCCAAAAACAGTGCTTCAGAAGCTGCACTACAGGCACTGCGGACTTTTGTGAGGGACAGTGAGATTACAGAATATGATTTCCGCAAGCCGCAGCTGAGCCTTGAACACATGGAGCAGCTGGAAGAGCAGGATGTTTGGGTTTTGGCTTTTCCTCTATACGTGGACGGAATCCCTTCTCATCTGCTCAGTTGTTTGGCTCAGCTGGAGAATCACTTTAAAGCCCGACCGACGCCAAAGGTCACGGTCTATTGTCTGGTAAACTGCGGTTTTTATGAGGGAGAGCAATGCGGTCTGGCTCTGGAAATGGTGGAAAACTGGTGTGAAAAATCAGGCCGGCAATGGGGGCAGGGCCTGGGGATCGGAGCAGGAGGAATGCTTCCGGCGATAAAGAATGTCCTGGCAGGGAGCGGACCGAAGAAGAATCTGGGCAAGGCTTTGCAAACCCTGGCCGCGAACATTGCCCACCGTACCGGTGGGGATAATATCTTTATTACAGCCAACTTTCCCAGGTTTGCCTATAAATTCGCGGCGGAAGCGGGCTGGCGGAAGATGGTTAAGGCCAATGGGCTGAAGACGGAGGATTTGTTTCGGCAGAAGTAG
- the trpS gene encoding tryptophan--tRNA ligase, which produces MAVIFSGVQPSGTITLGNFLGAMKNFTNYQNEHECYFCIVNQHAITVPQDPKQLWANIRNLAALYLAIGLDPDKVTLFIQSEVAEHAKLGWIMTTLATIGELERMTQYKDKAQRHGSGDSIPAGLLTYPPLMAADILLYQTDYVPVGDDQRQHIEITRDLAQRFNSRYGETFKLPAIHTREVGARIMSLQEPKKKMSKSDTNSLATPYLLDEPETILKKIKRAQTDSENKIYYDRENKAGISNLMAIYSLIKDKSTDEIEQLYEGKGYGQFKNDLAEAIIETTRPIQERYHEFVHSDYLDQILTAGAAKAAQKAAATLKKVEYLMGLSRNC; this is translated from the coding sequence ATGGCAGTAATTTTCTCAGGTGTGCAGCCTAGTGGAACAATCACTTTAGGGAATTTTCTTGGCGCAATGAAAAACTTTACCAACTATCAAAATGAGCATGAGTGCTACTTCTGTATTGTCAATCAACATGCAATCACTGTCCCCCAAGACCCTAAGCAGCTCTGGGCCAACATCAGGAATTTAGCCGCATTGTATCTGGCAATCGGCTTGGACCCTGATAAGGTAACTCTATTTATTCAATCCGAAGTAGCTGAACATGCCAAACTAGGATGGATCATGACTACCTTGGCCACTATTGGCGAACTTGAACGGATGACTCAATATAAAGATAAAGCGCAGCGGCACGGCAGTGGTGACTCCATCCCCGCCGGCCTGCTTACCTATCCGCCCTTAATGGCTGCGGATATCCTGCTCTACCAAACGGATTATGTGCCGGTTGGGGACGATCAGAGGCAACACATTGAAATAACCAGAGATTTAGCCCAGCGTTTTAACAGCCGTTATGGGGAAACCTTTAAGCTCCCCGCTATTCATACCCGGGAAGTGGGCGCAAGAATTATGTCTCTCCAGGAACCAAAGAAAAAGATGAGTAAATCTGACACCAATTCTCTGGCGACGCCTTATTTGCTTGACGAACCGGAAACAATCCTCAAAAAGATTAAACGAGCTCAAACTGATTCGGAAAACAAAATCTATTACGATAGAGAGAATAAGGCCGGCATATCCAATCTGATGGCCATCTATTCTTTAATTAAAGATAAGTCCACAGATGAAATCGAACAATTATATGAGGGCAAGGGCTACGGTCAATTCAAAAATGATCTTGCCGAAGCCATCATCGAAACCACGCGTCCCATTCAGGAAAGGTATCATGAATTTGTTCATAGTGACTACCTTGATCAAATATTAACTGCCGGTGCAGCTAAAGCTGCCCAAAAAGCAGCAGCAACGCTGAAGAAAGTCGAATATCTGATGGGTTTATCGAGAAATTGCTGA
- a CDS encoding DUF3102 domain-containing protein, which translates to MNDLVTERTPPVIAAEINMITHQTKKILLASAVEIGCRLKEAKSLVKHGEWGKWLEESVSYSRRTADRLIQLYEEYGPSASEGESSSNWSLVTNLTYTQAVLLLGLPAEEREEFLAQNDVADMTKQELQQALKDRDQAKQEKEQALQENEVLKQGLELIDSTLSEFKKEQAKALVQPDPSENVTGEAAAAGAGSSGSNASPANNTSLPTHNLQTEVDPNAAAKYVERCNTCCKTISTTFFELTTALTNLTHLDVKLKEEKRKEAQKLLETIAETIKEWPPAKKPLKIIH; encoded by the coding sequence GTGAATGATTTAGTGACCGAACGGACGCCGCCGGTGATCGCGGCTGAAATCAATATGATTACCCACCAGACCAAAAAAATCCTGCTGGCCAGTGCCGTGGAAATCGGCTGCCGGCTGAAAGAAGCGAAGAGCCTGGTCAAGCACGGAGAATGGGGTAAGTGGCTGGAAGAGTCGGTGAGCTATTCCCGTCGAACTGCTGACAGGCTGATCCAGCTTTACGAAGAATACGGACCAAGCGCCTCTGAAGGAGAGAGCAGTTCAAATTGGTCACTGGTGACCAATTTGACATACACCCAGGCCGTCCTCCTGCTGGGTTTGCCCGCAGAGGAGCGGGAGGAATTTCTGGCCCAAAACGATGTAGCCGATATGACGAAACAGGAGCTGCAGCAGGCTCTGAAAGACAGGGACCAGGCCAAGCAGGAGAAGGAGCAGGCCCTTCAGGAAAATGAAGTCCTCAAACAAGGACTGGAGCTGATCGACAGCACCCTCTCTGAATTTAAAAAGGAACAGGCCAAAGCCTTGGTCCAGCCTGATCCTTCGGAAAATGTCACGGGGGAAGCTGCCGCTGCCGGTGCCGGCTCCTCAGGCAGCAATGCTTCTCCGGCAAACAATACTTCCTTACCGACTCACAACCTGCAAACGGAAGTTGACCCCAACGCTGCCGCTAAATATGTGGAGCGCTGTAACACCTGCTGTAAGACCATCAGCACCACCTTCTTCGAGCTGACGACAGCTCTGACCAATCTGACCCATCTTGATGTGAAGCTGAAGGAAGAAAAAAGAAAAGAGGCCCAGAAGCTGCTTGAGACCATAGCTGAGACGATTAAGGAGTGGCCGCCCGCTAAAAAGCCTCTTAAAATTATTCATTGA
- a CDS encoding response regulator transcription factor → MVYIWACIFSAFFTNQYIMVAPGKWGYIGVWVGIVAAAIIFGYLSLAHKKELLIKCELILPSFCATLLVVSRFFFSWQDDISLFAANVILGFSTLIILVLAFLGIKNETYAGIPQIVTIAIIISIYICYFIIIFISWPFVGDTLANQIGQALLVFFLFSVSFNMFLRMQRIEPSDADIESAKEKPISIENITIKYKLSPREAEVLLLLAQGYSAPFIADKFFISIGTVKTHIKRIYMKCGVSKRDELIKLLHL, encoded by the coding sequence GTGGTGTATATATGGGCTTGCATTTTTTCTGCATTTTTTACCAACCAATACATAATGGTTGCCCCGGGCAAATGGGGTTATATAGGCGTTTGGGTTGGCATTGTTGCCGCGGCGATTATTTTTGGATATTTATCGCTAGCACACAAAAAAGAACTGTTGATTAAATGTGAATTAATCTTGCCGTCATTTTGTGCAACACTACTGGTTGTATCAAGGTTTTTCTTTAGCTGGCAAGATGATATTTCATTATTTGCAGCAAATGTAATACTTGGATTTTCCACCTTAATAATACTTGTTCTGGCGTTTTTAGGTATCAAAAACGAAACCTATGCCGGCATACCACAGATTGTCACAATTGCTATAATAATATCAATCTATATATGTTATTTCATTATTATATTTATTTCTTGGCCTTTTGTTGGTGACACTCTGGCAAACCAAATAGGTCAGGCATTATTGGTATTTTTTTTGTTTAGTGTTTCTTTCAATATGTTTTTGCGCATGCAAAGAATTGAACCTTCCGACGCAGACATAGAATCAGCTAAAGAAAAACCTATATCAATAGAAAACATTACTATAAAATATAAACTATCGCCTCGCGAAGCCGAAGTTTTATTATTGCTCGCTCAAGGTTACAGCGCGCCGTTTATTGCTGATAAATTTTTTATATCTATTGGCACTGTAAAAACTCATATTAAACGCATTTATATGAAATGCGGAGTGTCCAAACGCGACGAGTTGATTAAGTTGTTGCATTTGTAG
- a CDS encoding FAD-dependent oxidoreductase, which yields MKEKTKQSTEVSRRRFLQGMGAIGATVVATGLAACAPSSGDSGGNAGVPATDSGSDTTGYDWKAQSKNELAWLPPEPADPTDISEEKRADVVVIGSGVAGTCAARKAAEAGASVILIEKAKTAGVCRSGEYAVPGKSKVFATWKRGEGFDDYVDPDIIVDREMEEMCYYPKRAIYSKWAHNVGPVFDWFCDAMGDRLYIAPNSTDPIPTDKEQVLWPFYVPLPEHFDWKKEAAPTYPVSVKFSNPDQHAIVKANVDKAIEHGAEVLTGHFTEKLIKEGDRITGVFVRDAASGAYKKITANKGVILATGDYSSNKDILAYYNPDFVVNNGPLMWPDVDVEGNRTNQGDGLILGSYVNAAIQQKHAPMTHYMGHFGTSKGGIGTAPFLRLNVNGERFMNEDQGGQAVQNQLEAQPERKCWTIFDSTWAESVPYFQAMHGCSSYVVDKPTPENLTIDGISPYIMRDAVEDAVAQKNATMFKAETIDELLALTDIRDKEKAKASIERYNELARNGKDVDFGKVATRLHTIEKGPFYTFESGMSMTLIVAGGLVSDEDCHVYDKEGKIIPGLYVAGNIQGNRYHVAYPIACKGISHSLCMFYGYIAGENAVKQI from the coding sequence ATGAAAGAAAAAACCAAGCAAAGTACAGAAGTATCAAGGCGCCGATTTTTACAGGGAATGGGAGCTATTGGTGCAACCGTTGTAGCGACCGGTTTAGCAGCTTGTGCCCCAAGCTCCGGCGACAGTGGCGGCAATGCCGGTGTTCCGGCAACAGATTCCGGTTCTGACACAACAGGCTACGATTGGAAAGCGCAATCCAAAAATGAACTCGCGTGGCTGCCGCCCGAGCCGGCGGATCCCACGGACATCTCCGAAGAAAAAAGAGCCGATGTTGTCGTTATTGGCTCCGGTGTTGCCGGAACTTGTGCAGCGCGCAAAGCCGCCGAAGCAGGCGCCAGCGTAATCTTAATTGAAAAGGCTAAGACCGCCGGTGTTTGCCGCTCGGGCGAATATGCCGTGCCCGGCAAGTCAAAGGTGTTTGCAACCTGGAAGCGCGGCGAGGGTTTTGATGATTATGTTGACCCGGACATCATCGTTGACCGCGAGATGGAAGAAATGTGCTACTATCCCAAACGGGCAATATATTCAAAATGGGCTCACAACGTTGGTCCGGTGTTTGACTGGTTTTGCGATGCGATGGGAGATCGCTTATACATTGCACCAAACTCTACCGATCCAATTCCTACTGACAAAGAGCAAGTGCTCTGGCCATTTTATGTGCCGCTGCCGGAACACTTTGATTGGAAAAAAGAAGCGGCTCCAACTTATCCCGTTTCGGTCAAATTTTCCAACCCCGATCAACACGCTATTGTTAAGGCCAATGTTGACAAAGCGATTGAACATGGTGCTGAAGTTTTAACCGGACATTTTACCGAGAAATTGATTAAAGAGGGCGACAGAATTACAGGTGTATTTGTGCGTGATGCTGCAAGCGGCGCTTACAAAAAAATAACTGCCAACAAGGGTGTGATTTTGGCAACCGGCGATTATTCAAGCAACAAAGATATCCTTGCTTATTACAACCCTGATTTTGTTGTAAATAATGGACCTTTGATGTGGCCTGATGTGGACGTCGAAGGTAATCGTACCAACCAGGGCGATGGTCTGATTTTGGGCTCGTACGTGAATGCTGCCATTCAGCAAAAGCACGCTCCAATGACTCACTATATGGGCCATTTTGGTACATCCAAGGGCGGCATCGGCACAGCTCCGTTTTTGCGTCTTAATGTGAATGGCGAGCGTTTTATGAACGAAGATCAAGGCGGTCAAGCAGTACAAAATCAACTTGAGGCTCAGCCGGAACGTAAATGCTGGACAATTTTTGATTCTACCTGGGCAGAATCTGTGCCGTATTTTCAAGCCATGCACGGATGCTCGTCTTATGTGGTTGATAAGCCAACACCTGAGAATCTGACGATTGACGGTATTAGTCCCTACATTATGCGTGACGCCGTGGAAGACGCGGTAGCACAAAAAAATGCCACCATGTTTAAGGCGGAAACGATTGATGAGCTTTTGGCTTTAACGGATATTCGCGATAAAGAAAAAGCTAAGGCCTCAATTGAACGTTATAATGAGTTAGCCAGAAATGGCAAGGATGTGGACTTTGGCAAAGTTGCAACCCGTCTGCACACCATTGAAAAAGGACCGTTTTATACATTTGAGAGCGGTATGTCAATGACATTGATTGTAGCCGGCGGTCTGGTTTCAGATGAAGATTGTCATGTTTATGACAAAGAGGGCAAAATTATCCCCGGGCTTTACGTTGCCGGCAATATTCAGGGCAATCGCTACCATGTGGCTTATCCAATTGCTTGCAAGGGTATTTCGCACTCACTGTGTATGTTTTATGGATACATTGCCGGCGAAAATGCTGTCAAACAAATCTAA
- a CDS encoding FMN-binding protein, translated as MKKTKLFTVICVLLAVVLLAAGCGGSTSPASTSVYKDGTYEGTSDKGIQPGLKVSVTIKGDKITDVTVVENHETEGIGSRAVAELPGKIVEAQSTEVETISGATLSSAAIKEAVNLALEQAKK; from the coding sequence ATGAAAAAGACTAAATTATTTACTGTAATATGCGTGTTGCTGGCAGTTGTGCTTTTAGCGGCTGGCTGCGGCGGAAGCACCTCTCCAGCCAGCACAAGCGTGTATAAGGACGGAACTTACGAAGGAACCAGCGACAAAGGAATTCAGCCCGGGCTGAAAGTATCTGTCACCATCAAGGGTGATAAAATTACCGACGTCACGGTTGTGGAAAATCATGAAACCGAGGGTATCGGCTCCCGCGCTGTGGCAGAACTTCCCGGTAAAATCGTCGAAGCACAATCCACGGAAGTGGAAACCATCAGTGGTGCCACACTGTCGTCAGCAGCGATTAAAGAAGCCGTCAATCTTGCTTTGGAGCAGGCGAAAAAATAA
- a CDS encoding LysR family transcriptional regulator, whose amino-acid sequence MDILQLRYFITVAACGSIQDAADSLYVSRQAVSRAILSLERELNINLFVRTHNGIKLTSTGDKYVGHARKLIEQYDELHKMMCMNEKIVDIAICIPINLYTFFLEGINEFKEKYPVVNPKIIHCTGAEAHVYLLNQKVDVIIAWTPDKSALNQSDILIESPAFFMVNENNKVANKEMLVEADILNSPIIFYTDGFDTDYYKELFPYWKKGDYFVSDIMTIYDLVDQDKGLYRVPVVAV is encoded by the coding sequence ATGGATATCCTACAATTACGTTATTTCATTACAGTGGCTGCATGCGGTTCAATTCAAGATGCTGCCGACAGCTTATATGTCAGTAGACAAGCAGTAAGCCGGGCAATCCTCTCATTGGAGCGTGAACTTAATATAAATCTTTTTGTGAGAACCCATAACGGTATTAAACTTACAAGCACTGGAGATAAATATGTTGGTCATGCAAGGAAATTAATAGAGCAGTATGATGAATTGCATAAAATGATGTGTATGAATGAGAAAATTGTTGATATTGCTATTTGTATTCCAATAAATTTATATACATTCTTTCTTGAAGGAATTAATGAGTTTAAGGAAAAGTATCCTGTTGTTAATCCCAAAATTATACATTGTACTGGTGCGGAAGCACATGTATATCTATTAAATCAAAAAGTAGACGTGATAATTGCCTGGACACCGGATAAAAGCGCTTTAAATCAGAGCGATATCCTAATTGAAAGTCCAGCCTTTTTTATGGTTAACGAAAATAACAAAGTGGCGAATAAAGAGATGTTAGTAGAAGCCGATATTCTCAATTCTCCAATTATATTTTATACGGATGGATTTGATACAGACTATTATAAAGAGCTTTTTCCCTATTGGAAAAAAGGAGATTATTTCGTGTCCGATATTATGACAATTTATGACTTGGTGGACCAAGACAAAGGGCTATACCGAGTCCCCGTGGTTGCTGTTTAA